Proteins encoded within one genomic window of Episyrphus balteatus chromosome 1, idEpiBalt1.1, whole genome shotgun sequence:
- the LOC129906364 gene encoding troponin C, whose product MGEQEYDKEQLRILRNAFKAFDQDNEGFIDTSNVTTILEMLGQKLEDKVIKNLIAEQDKSKTGKLNFSQFCALAARFVEVEEDAEAVARELKEAFRVYDKEGKGYLTVKVLRDILHELDDKLSNSELDMIIEEIDADGSGTVDFDEFMTVMQG is encoded by the exons ggtGAACAAGAGTACGACAAAGAACAACTGCGAA TTCTAAGAAACGCCTTCAAAGCATTTGATCAAGATAATGAAGGTTTCATTGACACTTCAAATGTCACAACTATTTTGGAAATGTTGGGACAAAAGTTGGAAgataaagttattaaaaatctCATCGCTGAACAAGACAAATCCAAAACtggcaaattaaattttagtcaATTTTGTGCACTGGCGGCTCGATTTGTTGAAGTTGAAGAAGATGCAGAAGCAGTTGCCAGAGAACTTAAAGAAGCCTTCAGAGTTTACGACAAAGAGGGTAAAGGTTATCTAACTGTTAAAGTACTTCGTGACATTCTGCATGAATTGGATGATAAACTGTCAAACAGTGAATTGGATATGATTATTGAAGAAATTGATGCTGATGGCTCTGGCACTGTGGATTTTGatg aaTTCATGACTGTCATGCAAG GCTAA